A DNA window from Vanessa cardui chromosome 16, ilVanCard2.1, whole genome shotgun sequence contains the following coding sequences:
- the LOC124536297 gene encoding THO complex subunit 1: MSEKNGFDQLRVKYKDVLSKAFATNNIELLESFSKNANETDRKAAMDQAFRDKLLELLVEEPNTLENYVCFCIESCRRQMVTPTMPVVLLGDIFDALTLNKCEKLFTYVENGVNIWREELFFVACKNNLLRMCNDLLRRLSRSQNTVFCGRILLFLAKFFPFSERSGLNIVSEFNLENLTEFGGDNSSTLKDALDEEMVVDDDKNKLLIDYNLYCRFWSLQDFFRNPNTCYNKIQWKTFVAHSGSVLSAFSSYKLEAVELQKSKLNRLKAVNSDVEMQESKEQHYFAKFLTNQKLLELQLSDSNFRRCVLIQFLILFQYLTSTVKFKMESQELKSDQADWVKETTALVYRLLAETPPNGKRFAECVKSILKREEHWNTWKNDGCPEFQKPKPPPVQAENNEEVKRAKKRRRPVGDIIKEYESQDKFFMGNNDLTKLWNLCPDNLAACRTKERDFMPSLESYMVCGGARAGGWGWRALRLLARRSPHFFVHTNNPIGRLPDYLDDMVKRITREVAANAASNNTNGDASGGSNEKPIKQETGEEEMAEEQIETDIIKEEDTTDMEQVPDSTHGEDEDKVDRSRVTMITPTQLDALATSLTDWKKLAVKLGYKPDEIQFFETENATDVARAKNMLQLWFDDDEDASVENLLYIMEGLEMTEACDTLRSVK; the protein is encoded by the exons atgtcTGAAAAAAATGGATTTGATCAATTGCGGGTGAAATATAAG gatgtattatcaaaagctttcgcgACAAATAATATCGAATTACTGGAATCTTTTTCAAAGAATGCCAATGAGACGGACCGGAAGGCTGCAATGGACCAAGCATTTCGAGATAAACTTCTCGAATTGCTTGTAGAAGAGCCCAACACCCTTGAGAACTACGTTTGTTTTTGCATCGAGTCTTGTAGGCGACAGATGGTAACGCCAACAATGCCCGTAGTTCTTCTTGGCGACATATTCGACGCGCTAACTTTGAACAAGTGCGAAAAGCTGTTTACATATGTGGAAAATGGTGTTAATATTTGGAGGGAAGAATTATTCTTTGTAGCTTGTAAGAATAATCTACTGAGAATGTGCAATGATTTGTTGCGAAGGTTGTCAAGGTCACAAAATACCGTGTTTTGTGGCCGGATATTATTGTTCTTGGCTAAATTTTTTCCCTTTTCTGAACGCTCTGGTCTCAACATAGTATCGGAATTTAACCTAGAAAATTTAACTGAGTTTGGTGGTGATAACTCAAGTACACTTAAGGACGCTTTGGATGAAGAGATGGTAGTTGACGATGACAAGAATAAGCTTTtgatagattacaatctatactGCAGATTTTGGAGCTTACAAGACTTTTTCCGTAACCCAAATACATGCTACAATAAAATTCAATGGAAAACATTTGTCGCA CATTCTGGTAGTGTACTATCAGCCTTTTCCTCATACAAGCTAGAAGCTGTCGAACTACAGAAATCAAAACTGAACAGATTGAAAGCAGTCAACTCAGATGTGGAAATGCAAGAAAGCAAAGAACAGCACTACTTTGCCAAATTTCTCACAAACCAGAAACTTCTAGAATTACAATTATCGGATTCTAATTTCAGAAGATGTGTTTTGATTCAATTTCTAATTCTGTTTCAATATTTAACATCTACAGTGaagtttaaaat GGAATCCCAAGAGTTAAAATCTGATCAAGCTGATTGGGTAAAGGAAACAACAGCTCTAGTATACCGTTTGCTAGCCGAAACACCGCCAAATGGGAAACGTTTTGCAGAATGTGTGAAAAGTATATTAAAGAGAGAGGAACATTGGAATACTTGGAAGAATGATGGATGTCCAG aatttcAGAAACCTAAGCCACCACCAGTTCAAGCAGAGAATAATGAGGAAGTTAAAAGAGCGAAGAAAAGACGGCGACCTGTTGGTGACATAATAAAAGAGTATGAGAGTCAGGACAAATTCTTTATGGGGAA tAATGATTTGACAAAGTTGTGGAATCTCTGCCCAGACAATCTTGCTGCCTGTCGAACTAAAGAAAGGGACTTTATGCCATCGCTAG AGTCGTACATGGTGtgtggcggcgcgcgcgcgggcgGCTGGGGCTGGCGCGCGCTGCGGCTGCTGGCGCGCCGCTCGCCGCACTTCTTCGTGCACACCAACAACCCCATCGGCCGCCTGCCCGACTACCTCGACGACATG GTCAAAAGAATAACCCGTGAAGTTGCCGCAAATGCTGCTTCGAACAACACTAACGGTGATGCCTCGGGAGGTTCTAATGAGAAACCTATTAAACAG GAAACGGGCGAAGAAGAAATGGCAGAAGAACAAATTGAAACTGATATCATAAAGGAAGAAGATACCACCGATATGGAACAG GTTCCAGACTCCACACATGGAGAAGATGAAGATAAAGTCGACCGATCAAGAGTCACCATGATAACCCCCACCCAACTAGACGCTCTCGCTACTAGCCTCACGGATTGGAAGAAGCTAGCAGTGAAACTTGGCTACAAACCTGATGAAATACAATTCTTCGAAACCGAAAACGCAACAGATGTTGCCAGAGCGAAAAACATGTTACAGTTGTGGTTTGACGATGACGAAGATGCATCAGTGGAGAACCTCCTTTATATCATGGAGGGGCTGGAAATGACAGAAGCCTGTGACACACTCAGATCCGttaaatga